Genomic DNA from Thermoanaerobaculia bacterium:
TTCTCCCTCTGCTGGCCGCCCTCGGGTGGGCGGCCGGCGAGCGGGGAGGCGACCGAGGAGGAAACCGTCCCGCGAGCCACGTTCCGGAAAAGCCGACCTCAACGGTCGGCGAGAGCTGGGTGCGCCATCTCCGGATCTCTCTCGAGAACACGACGCTCGGGGGGATCGGCCGCTGGGGACCGTCGAGCCCGCAGCCTACCGGGTCCGTTTCGGCTCCCCGGGAGTCGCTCGGTTCCCCGTTCGTCCTGAGCGGGAAGGACCTCTACCGGCTGAACTGCCAGGCATGCCATCGCGAAGACGGAAGCGGAGCGCCTCCCGAGGTCCTCCCCGTGACGAGCCTCGCGCGCGCGACGTCCCGGCAATACTTCCGGGACAAGATGAAGGAACGGGGGCTGCCGGTCGACGAGGCCCAGCTCGCCAAGAACGCGGCGGAGGCGGAAGCGTCCCTCCGCAAGAGGATCCGGAGCGGCGGCGAGAAGATGCCGCCGTTCCCGCAGCTCGACCACGCCGAGACCGAGAGCGTGATCGCGTACGTCAAGCAACTCTCCGGAGTGCCGGAGCCGGGGCCCCCTCCCGCGCCCCTCGAGGAGCCCGTCAACCGCGTCGGCGAGCTCCTCGTCAAGGGAACGTGCCACGTGTGCCACGACGCCTCGGCGACGCCGACCACGGCGTTCGAATACCGCGTCGGCTACGGAGAGCCGC
This window encodes:
- a CDS encoding cytochrome c, which produces MRNRVGRPRLLFRIAALLPLLAALGWAAGERGGDRGGNRPASHVPEKPTSTVGESWVRHLRISLENTTLGGIGRWGPSSPQPTGSVSAPRESLGSPFVLSGKDLYRLNCQACHREDGSGAPPEVLPVTSLARATSRQYFRDKMKERGLPVDEAQLAKNAAEAEASLRKRIRSGGEKMPPFPQLDHAETESVIAYVKQLSGVPEPGPPPAPLEEPVNRVGELLVKGTCHVCHDASATPTTAFEYRVGYGEPPPLSFFTEQRTPAQLVRKVREGLAEPSVSARHGRMPIFDYLTPEEVTAAYIYLLTEPPGRGAAASPGASVPAAAGGGRPKL